In the Glycine max cultivar Williams 82 chromosome 6, Glycine_max_v4.0, whole genome shotgun sequence genome, CAACTACTAGCAATTTAAAGTTGAAAGCCAATCAATTAATACATGACAATAAGGTCTCATGAAGAATAAAATGGGTGGTGATGCCTAACTATAGAAAGTTCCTGATATTACAGAAATAAGTCAATAAGTGTTCAGTTTTGTAGTCAATTTAGGGATATATCAAAATCCAAAACTTAGATGTAATTCCTTAGGTGTTTTTTGTATTGTTCTCTAATCAACATTATAGTTTTATCTCAGTAGTAACCTATGTTAATCATTAATGCAAacctttattatttgaattatcgAGGTAAACTCCAATTCTGATTGGAGAGCAACATAAAAAATGTGCAAGGAACTGCATCCGAGTTTTGTATTATATCACACTCTTTCTTCTACCAAAGGAAAAAAACTGAAGATtgcattatctttttaatttagaatCGAAAAGCTATCTCTTGGTTTCATTTCAGAATTCTTAACACTCTTAATTTATTGTTAGTGCAGTGGATATGTGTCTGAAATGCGCAGAAAAGACTGGAAAAATTGTTGGCCATTTCCAGAACATGAGTCTGACAAACAACCAACATTTCTGCCATTAGATGTACCAAAATATAGATGTCTGCATTGTCAGAACTCTGCACAAGAAGTTGCTGCCAAGGACATCCAGAGAGACGACCAAGCAGACTTTGATTGTTGCAGTACTGGATGCAGATCTGGTAGCAATTGCAATAACGCAGCTCTTAAGTCTGGTATTCAGCAAGATCCAATGCTTGACACTCTTGAGAGAAGAGAAATTGATCTTAATGCTACCCTGAGCTGTGTCAATGATTGCTTACCAAATAATGAGAAAGGCAAGAAAGCTGGAGTCGTACCTAGCAGAATAATTGGTAACTTAAATTTCAGTTCTGTATatcttctttattatttttcagtgTGGTTTGATTTTCTGTGTGTCCCCCAGACCTTGAGATTGGCTTGGAGGATAATCTCAATCACCAAGTAACTAGTGTTCCATCACCTAAAAATTATCCAGACCTCGCACCAGAAGTGCACACTATTAAGAAAGGTAGGTTCAACTGACAGGATGTAATACAGTCAAGTCAAGCCGCAATACTTTTACTCTTTTCTATTTCATAAGTGACAGATTTCtgtatattattttagtatgtTCTTGATTACAGAGACTGCAATTTacagaagttttttttttccttgagaCAGGTGAAGGTAATGAAGTTTCTTTTCCTGAGCTTGCTAGCAATTTGAAATGCTTGGGGAAGAATTCTGCTGAGATGTGTAACGGAGGAACACCTGCAGATAACCAATGCCAGAAAGATTTAATAAAAGCTTGCACAGTTTGGGGGAAAGTCACAACAGTAATAGAGGTGGACAATACAGACAATCACCCAACTGGACCTCCTCTTGAATCAGTTGCTTGTAATAATGCTGCACCTGCAGGAAGTGTGGACAATACGGTTGAAAATGATTTTCAGGATCATCATTCAGAAAAGTCACTTGGTTTGACTCGTAGGAGGCCTCGGAAGGTGCGCTTGATGGCTGACTTATTAAGTGACAATGGTGAACTGAAGACTGAGCAAATTTCTATGCAAGAATCTGTATCCCATGGTACTTCCAATGCCTCTGCAGCTTTGCAGGCACACTCAATTTTGCCAGGAAAGGTGGATATTCAAGGATGTTTGACTTTGACAAGCACAGGTCTTAGTAGAAAAAGGAAGTTTCCTCTGGATGAGGTACGGAGACCTGCAAGCATGTGTTTTCAGAGGGTCGAGAATGGAGTTCAGAACTCAGAGGGAGATGAAAAAACAACTGATACTGTTTTGGATACTAGATCCAATTCCAAAGATGTACCCGCGGGATTAGGTTTACAAGATGCCGCAAAGGGACAATGGAGTAGAACTGAAACCGAAAGAAGCCATATCATTggcaagaagaaaaacaaaaggattCAAGTTGTAGATAATTGCTTGATTCCTGAGCAACCACAAGGACATCGAAGAGACAATGAAGACCCCGTGGATACTCTAGACAAGGCATATACATCTAAAACTAATTCTTCTAGATTAGCTCCTCGTGCATTCACAGGGAAAGGGATGGATAATTTTCCTATCCCCCCCCTAAGAATAGAAAATGAGTTCAATTTGTCCAAAGAAAAGGGGAAAATGCTGCAAACTGATGGGGAGATGGATTCTTTATCCTGGCAGAAAAATAGCATGCTTGTACAAGATTCCTGTGCATATTCAGGGGAAAAAGCCTGGTCTAATATGCCTGTAACAATTCCAATTCCTTCAGCCCAAGGGGCGCTAAAAGGAAAAGGACTGGAAGAGGGACTTCATCTTTCTCTAAACAATTATTTGGTGGATGCACATGTTTACAACAAAAAATGTATCCATCAAATTGAAAATCACTTACCTTTCTCAATGCCTTTTGAAGATAAAACTTCAAAAGTACCACAGCTTACTTGGAAGGACAGTGACACTAATGTTTTTGGAGGGCAAAATATTCCTTCCAAAAACCCAACAGCAAATGCTCATTCTGGAAAAGTAGTTCATTGTGAAGTAAGTAGCCAGAAAAATCCCcttaaaatgcttttttttttttaattagatgaaTAGGTATACCACTTAGGATGAAGATGAGATTCATTTCTATCAGTAAATGGTGTTATGTTTTTCCCCTAATTTTGTAAGCATTAATCAGATCTTagtattttaattgatatggtTCTTCTATTGACTATTTTGACTTCTACTTACTgagaatatcaatttttttttcctttttgcagGAAATTAATGGTGCAAGAAACGCACAAAAAACTGCTGAAGCTGTGGACCAACTAGGTTTTAAGAAAAGATACAGTGAACAAAAAGTGGAGGTGTCTGAGCAGGGAACACTTGATGATATACCTATGGAAATTGTGGAACTCTTGGCGAAGAATCAGTATGAGAGGTGTCTTCCTGATGTAGAAAATAGAAATTCCACATTAGAAAAACCCAGTCTTGGAAGGAAAGCACAGATGACAGGTGGCTCTACTGTACACAGAAAAGGGGGGATGAGCTTGTTAAAAGACAACCAAAAGGAGAAACCTCAGGGTAGACATAAGAAAAACAACATGGTCACAAGAGCAGAGAATGTGAAACCTAGCAAAAGAAAGacagttaattatttttctccatTTGATGGAAACAATTTGGGCATGAATAGTATCTGTCCACCTCAATCCCCCTTTGGAATTGAAGTTTCCCAGTCCCAAAGGAAGCCATCAAGTGGATTCCAGTTTTCACCTATTGGTTCTAGTCAGCTTGGTAGTGCTCGAAGTTTCAGGTTGAACGGGGCTTATGAAGAGCGTGGATCTCCTAATGCTACTTATCAAGCCCCTGGAGGATGTAGCTTACACAAGAATATCCTACATCAGGATGAAGAAGCTTCTCGCATCTGGGCATCCCTGAGTTCAAATTCCCAAGGACATGATTTTCCCAAAAAGGTTGTTTCTTCTCAGCATCCTAGTAGTAGCATGGACATAACTTCACACCAATCTGGTGCATTTCAAAAGCAAAACATGAAGAGGGATATTGATCTAAACTACATGAATCTGAATGCTGCTGGACTAGAAAAGCTTAGTAGGAATACAGGTTCTGAAACCTTCAACAGGATGAATGGAGAATATTCATTTCCTTGCAAACATAGTGGAATGGAGCCTCATCAAAATTTGAGGGGATCTCTTGATTTGTATTCTAATGAAACAATACCAGCCATGCATTTACTAAGCCTTATGGATGCAGGCATGCAGTCCCGTACAGCCTTTGATGTGGGTGTCAGTTCTCAGATGCTTAAAAGGCCCTCTTATCCAGGTGATTGCAATACTAAGTTGGAGATTGGTACAACTAAGACTCCTGGTACCCTGAAAAGACCATCATCTGATTATTACAGCAGAAGCTTCTTATCAGATAAGCATGGCTGTTTTGCTGGCTCTCCAACCTTTGGTGCATCTTCATCAACACCGCatgataagaaattaataagGGCTACTGGTTTCAACGGTCAAAATCCAACAAAGtctggaaagaaagaaaagatgaaGAGCTCCAACTCTACCCTGCAGAATAAAGTTAGTAAGCAAATTAGCTGGCCTCGTAATGAAACCGAAACGTCACTGCAGTGCAAATTGGAAGTTAATGGCAATCATGAAACCCCTGTGCCATATAAAATCATCTCTGGAAACACATGTATGGTGAACAGGAATCCAGCTGATCTCACCATACCAGAAACAGGGAATATCTATATGATCAGAGGAGAAGATCTGAAATTCGAGAAGAGTTTTCCCAAAAACAAGCCTCGTTTCCCCATTCCATATGGATCCAAGCAGCAGAAGAATTTGAAGGGAACTAAAATGAAAGAACATTCAAAACATTGAAACCCGGCATTATTCCATAAACTGGTAGCTTTTCAGAATCTCCTGAATTTATGCTACAGCTTTTCTTTGATACACCACCTTATTTTCCGTCTGTCTTACTTAAATATTTCCGCAGGTGAAGTCTTCACATGGAACTTGAGAATGGAAGGTGACTTTCATTCTCAGCGTAGAAACAAACTTTTGACTTGGAAACTGAAATTTGTTGACTCGGGGAAGGGTTGATCGGATGTCATTTCGAAAACCGAGTGATACATAAATCAGTCACAGAAGGCCATCGtgcatttatttaatgaatctgTTGTAATTAGTATTAATGTGAGCAAGAAAAATGTTGTTCGTCTATCATGTTGGTGTCGTAAAATTTATGGGGAAGCATCGCGATAGCTCCTTAAAGTATCATCAGTTTGTTTCATAAAAGTTTACGGGGAAGTCTCAAAATAGCCCCGTATAGACTTACTATAATACTACTGTGGTTACAATTCATACAAGTGCCAAAACCAAGGTGAAAAATATAGTTTGTGGCTTAGATGTGAGTTCCTCccgacaaaacaaaaaattagataTTGACATTTTATATTCCTCGCTTAGCTCGCTTCCCATTTCTTTCGGTTCGTATGCTTCATTGTAGTAGGATTCATCTCGTTCATCTAAGAATTTATTCAGTAGTAAAATGTTAAGTGGCAGGAATTAGGAGGAAGTGGCGTCATTTTATTCTCCCTTTGTCAAATTATAGAGTTAATGGCCTTTGTTTGCGTGTACCATTGCCTTTATCtataacaaaacaagaaaaatatcaaataacatGGGTGTGTACTTTGGTGCAAACGTATGTCCAGAGTAAAATACTCTTCCATTtcctttaaatttataaaagtttatttttaatttattatcattcGTAAGTGTAAAACATTATCAATCAATCCATTAGAAATTAccaaagtaattattataaaaattataatttttttaattctattacTATGATTGGATAATACATAAGACTTATAAGGTATTGAGTCAAAGTTTGAATCTCCATTAAGTAACCTCATTTAGTGTTGAATcagttttgaacaaaattgcCTTTAATAGA is a window encoding:
- the LOC100813480 gene encoding protein EMBRYONIC FLOWER 1 — encoded protein: MGSYIHIDSISIDLADSVGKRDAGKCEHFSIRGYVSEMRRKDWKNCWPFPEHESDKQPTFLPLDVPKYRCLHCQNSAQEVAAKDIQRDDQADFDCCSTGCRSGSNCNNAALKSGIQQDPMLDTLERREIDLNATLSCVNDCLPNNEKGKKAGVVPSRIIDLEIGLEDNLNHQVTSVPSPKNYPDLAPEVHTIKKGEGNEVSFPELASNLKCLGKNSAEMCNGGTPADNQCQKDLIKACTVWGKVTTVIEVDNTDNHPTGPPLESVACNNAAPAGSVDNTVENDFQDHHSEKSLGLTRRRPRKVRLMADLLSDNGELKTEQISMQESVSHGTSNASAALQAHSILPGKVDIQGCLTLTSTGLSRKRKFPLDEVRRPASMCFQRVENGVQNSEGDEKTTDTVLDTRSNSKDVPAGLGLQDAAKGQWSRTETERSHIIGKKKNKRIQVVDNCLIPEQPQGHRRDNEDPVDTLDKAYTSKTNSSRLAPRAFTGKGMDNFPIPPLRIENEFNLSKEKGKMLQTDGEMDSLSWQKNSMLVQDSCAYSGEKAWSNMPVTIPIPSAQGALKGKGLEEGLHLSLNNYLVDAHVYNKKCIHQIENHLPFSMPFEDKTSKVPQLTWKDSDTNVFGGQNIPSKNPTANAHSGKVVHCEEINGARNAQKTAEAVDQLGFKKRYSEQKVEVSEQGTLDDIPMEIVELLAKNQYERCLPDVENRNSTLEKPSLGRKAQMTGGSTVHRKGGMSLLKDNQKEKPQGRHKKNNMVTRAENVKPSKRKTVNYFSPFDGNNLGMNSICPPQSPFGIEVSQSQRKPSSGFQFSPIGSSQLGSARSFRLNGAYEERGSPNATYQAPGGCSLHKNILHQDEEASRIWASLSSNSQGHDFPKKVVSSQHPSSSMDITSHQSGAFQKQNMKRDIDLNYMNLNAAGLEKLSRNTGSETFNRMNGEYSFPCKHSGMEPHQNLRGSLDLYSNETIPAMHLLSLMDAGMQSRTAFDVGVSSQMLKRPSYPGDCNTKLEIGTTKTPGTLKRPSSDYYSRSFLSDKHGCFAGSPTFGASSSTPHDKKLIRATGFNGQNPTKSGKKEKMKSSNSTLQNKVSKQISWPRNETETSLQCKLEVNGNHETPVPYKIISGNTCMVNRNPADLTIPETGNIYMIRGEDLKFEKSFPKNKPRFPIPYGSKQQKNLKGTKMKEHSKH